The Deltaproteobacteria bacterium region CTGCCCCAAGGGTTTCATGACCAGGGACGACAGATCTTTGACCGCCGTGCGTATCGCCCCATTTTGGTGCAGGGGAAAACCCTGGGCGTTGTCGGTCTTGGGGGAATTGGCAGCGAAGTCGCACGCCTGGCCCGCGCAGTGGGCATGCGAGTGGTGGCGACCCGACGCTCGGTTATGACGAGACAGCAGAATGTACACGGAGTTGATGAGCTGCTGCCACCCACGGCGTTGTCGACGTTATTAGCCCAGAGCGATTTCGTCGCCCTCTGTGCACAGTGGACGCCTGTAACGGAAAACATGATAGGGGCAGCAGAACTGCGGCAAATGAAACCCACGGCGTTGCTCATCAATGTGGCGCGTGGAGAACTGATCGACCAGCAGGCACTGATTACCGCCCTGCGTGAAGGCTGGATCGCAGGTGCGGTGCTCGATGTCTACACCGAGGAATTTAGTGGCCCACCGCCAGACGCACTGTGGCAGCTGCCGAGTGTCCTCATCACGCCGCATACGTCTGTCGGCACCGATGTGTCGCATGCGCTGGGGACCGAGCTGTTTTGCCAGAACCTTCGCCGCTATCTGAAGGGGGAACCCCTGCTCAATGTTATTGACTGGGAGCGGGGATATTAGCGCCTCTCCAGAGCACTCAGAAGACAGAAGGGAAATACCAATTGGCATCTCCCTCGATACGCACCTTCGCGTCAACGATCAGGGTGGTCTTCACTTGCCGTTACAGCGACGGCAGTGCTGCGATCTGGAAAGTGGCGCTGTTTCCAGGTGTGGACAACATTCCCGACTTCTTGACGCCCTCCTGATTGGCGCGATTCCTTCAAGAACTCGTCCCGCGCGCGTCCAGCTTGAGCGTGAGCACCGTGCCCAAATCGCCCGCGCCGCCGGTTCAGACCGTCTTCATGCCTTCTCTCTTCTGAGCTTGGTCATTGACCGTCTGTTTTGGAGGTGGAATGCTGCGGACACCGTACTCCCTGGCGCGGTCTGTCGGTAAGGACTCTAACCAGGGCAGATGCGGAGAGCAAACAAGGAGGTGTTCTAATGATCCATGAATGGCGGACATACGAAGCGATGCCGGGCAAACTGGTGGCCCTCAATACCCATCTCGAAGTTGCCGCAGGCCTATTCAAGAAACATGGCCTTGGAGTCTTAGGATTCTGGACCGAGGATGTCGGTACCGGCGGCCAGATTACCTACATGTGGACCTACACAGACATGGAGGAGCGGCAGAAGAAGCTGGCGGCGTTCGCAACGGACGCGGCCTGGAAGCAACAGGTGGAGGAAGAGACCGCGAAGGAAGGGGTCATTGTCGCCAGAATCCACAACACCATGCTGCAACCGACCCCCTATTCGCCCGAGCCTCGGCTCAAAGGGAAGATCCAAGAATGGCGCATTTACGATGCGACGCCGGGGAAGCTCCCCGACCTCCACAACCGGTTTTCTACCCATACCCTCGGTCTCTTCGAGAAGCACGGGATGGAAAATATCGGCTATTGGACCGAAGTCTTCGGCACGAGCAACCGGCTGGTCTATATGCTGGGCTACCCGAGCCTGGGAGAACGAGAAAAGAGCTGGGCAGCGTTCATGAGGGACCCCGACTGGCAGCAAGCGCGAGCGGAGTCGGAAAAGAACGGCACCTTGGTGGCGAAGGTCTCCAACCGCATTCTGCGGCCCACGGCCTACTCGCCTCGAGGATAAGGTTCTCCTATGCTCCCTTTTGACCATAGGCGTTCAGCGAACAGCTAATGTAGTGAAAAAATAGGGGAAGTCGTCGTCTCGTCT contains the following coding sequences:
- a CDS encoding D-2-hydroxyacid dehydrogenase, whose product is MKPLNVLILGAVGERPLEEIAAVDPALHVIDARGVFEVEYAQTWPAETVHRYVPQALITQSTTTRAARDGLLASADVICLRFPFPLDLRARCPRLRWVHQTPAGASNLRMGDVWGSAVTVTTSRGYNNALPIAEYVLAAILLHAKSLPQGFHDQGRQIFDRRAYRPILVQGKTLGVVGLGGIGSEVARLARAVGMRVVATRRSVMTRQQNVHGVDELLPPTALSTLLAQSDFVALCAQWTPVTENMIGAAELRQMKPTALLINVARGELIDQQALITALREGWIAGAVLDVYTEEFSGPPPDALWQLPSVLITPHTSVGTDVSHALGTELFCQNLRRYLKGEPLLNVIDWERGY
- a CDS encoding NIPSNAP family protein, translating into MIHEWRTYEAMPGKLVALNTHLEVAAGLFKKHGLGVLGFWTEDVGTGGQITYMWTYTDMEERQKKLAAFATDAAWKQQVEEETAKEGVIVARIHNTMLQPTPYSPEPRLKGKIQEWRIYDATPGKLPDLHNRFSTHTLGLFEKHGMENIGYWTEVFGTSNRLVYMLGYPSLGEREKSWAAFMRDPDWQQARAESEKNGTLVAKVSNRILRPTAYSPRG